The Candidatus Margulisiibacteriota bacterium genome contains the following window.
CGATCGCTGTCAATGATATTCAGGAGATCATCGCCTATCTGGCCAAGACTAAAGGCTTGGGCATACTTATCACCGACCACAATGTGCGCGAAACGCTGGGTATCACTGACCGCGCCTACATTATTCATCAAGGCAAAGTCCTGCTGGAAGGCGACGCGGCGGCGATTTCCGCCGACCAGACCGCGCGTAAATTTTATCTGGGTGAAAATTTTAATCTGTAACGGGACTGCTGTGAAAAATTTTAGAATAAAATTAATTTATCTTTATACATTTAAAGAAATTCTGTTGCCTTTTCTTTTTGGCGTGGTGGCGTTTTCCGTGATCATCTCCGGCGGATCGATCATCCCGGGGGTGATTTCCGAAGCGCAGCTCTACAGTCTTGGTTTCGAGCAGGTGCTGGCGCTGTTTTTGCTGCGTCTGCCGCGCGTGATCTCTCTGACTTTTCCGATGGCTACTTTGCTGGCCGCGCTGCTGTGTTTCAGCCGTTTGTCCGGCGACAGCGAACTGACGGCTTTCCGCGCCGGTGGATTTTCGCTGTACCGCCTGATCGCCGCGCCGCTTTTTTTCGGATTATTGGTCAGCCTGCTGACGGTTTTTTTTAATGAAACTGTCGTGCCGCAGGCGAGTTTTATTGAAGAGAATACGATCATTCAGCTCAAAGATGTGTCCCGGGGCGCGCCGCAGATCCAGACCAATGTCAATATTCCGATGTACGAAAATCACCGCCTCGTCAGGATAATTCACGCCCGCGAGATGGAAGGCAGCACTATGCGGCAAGTCAATGTTATCGAATATGATCCCAATGACAATGTCGCCCGCAGCACGCGCGCCGAGGAGGCCGAATTTGACCCGCT
Protein-coding sequences here:
- a CDS encoding LptF/LptG family permease; translation: MKNFRIKLIYLYTFKEILLPFLFGVVAFSVIISGGSIIPGVISEAQLYSLGFEQVLALFLLRLPRVISLTFPMATLLAALLCFSRLSGDSELTAFRAGGFSLYRLIAAPLFFGLLVSLLTVFFNETVVPQASFIEENTIIQLKDVSRGAPQIQTNVNIPMYENHRLVRIIHAREMEGSTMRQVNVIEYDPNDNVARSTRAEEAEFDPLAGWTFRRGTMHQFAGDNRAALIVDFTTQNININVRPRDISGRNKDPEQMNIGELSAYIRQQSSFGANVAKLRVQWHQKLAIPFACLIFVLLGSQMGIRPQRSGAGVGLGISVLIIFVYYIMLSVFMWFGQSGFSPLLAAWLPNILIGG